In Haloplanus rubicundus, one DNA window encodes the following:
- a CDS encoding DUF402 domain-containing protein, producing the protein MNVRIRGIYTTALTRRFLDADHDVVAASDPIRERFDADLGTDPHDVTVETTDDRQGVGVTGDPDAVKRAVDPLDATRDTFAWDSPAPRDAVFDARVTETLGSGAVCDLGDAEGFLPFGSIDAHVEAGDDVRVQVVESAAPWVDRRPVLDGDVRARAGPATLVRGESGVTVDTYDDEAGRELAGMTDLLGIEPPDGWGLVWSDAATEADMGALKTALERATERAETLEAALDAAVSPSRRLAAPAATTWVWFGREARFALDADRRAVTPTMPGHHRVKAGSDEASRAVDFVEALGSHDGDDFDFSAVTDTFGPAAGDAVRLDHGKPDGRRIVLGRAEVTDRDADGTLTLRREMTAGGSYDALGVSRAAGDVAITKVREGRWWYPTVYRGADGDRKGTYVNVCTPVECFPDAVRYVDLHVDVVKGPDGEVRRVDDDELDAAVAAGWVSEALAEKARSVATSLEGAL; encoded by the coding sequence ATGAACGTCCGCATTCGCGGCATCTACACGACGGCGCTCACGCGCCGCTTTCTCGACGCCGACCACGACGTGGTCGCCGCGTCCGACCCCATCCGCGAGCGCTTCGACGCGGACCTCGGGACCGATCCCCACGACGTGACCGTCGAGACGACCGACGACCGGCAGGGCGTCGGCGTGACCGGTGACCCCGACGCCGTGAAGCGGGCCGTCGACCCCCTCGACGCCACCCGCGACACCTTCGCGTGGGACTCGCCCGCGCCCCGCGACGCCGTCTTCGACGCCCGCGTGACCGAGACGCTGGGGAGCGGTGCGGTCTGTGACCTGGGCGACGCCGAGGGCTTTCTCCCCTTCGGAAGCATCGACGCGCACGTCGAGGCCGGCGACGACGTGCGCGTTCAGGTCGTCGAGTCCGCGGCGCCGTGGGTCGACCGCCGGCCCGTCCTCGACGGGGACGTTCGCGCCCGTGCCGGCCCGGCGACGCTCGTCCGTGGCGAGTCGGGCGTCACCGTCGACACCTACGACGACGAGGCCGGGCGCGAACTCGCGGGCATGACCGACCTCCTCGGGATCGAACCCCCCGACGGCTGGGGGCTCGTCTGGAGTGACGCGGCGACCGAGGCCGACATGGGCGCCCTGAAGACGGCGCTGGAACGGGCGACCGAGCGCGCGGAGACGCTGGAGGCGGCGCTCGACGCGGCCGTCTCTCCATCTCGGCGCCTCGCCGCCCCTGCCGCGACGACGTGGGTGTGGTTCGGGCGCGAGGCGCGGTTCGCTCTCGATGCGGACCGCCGGGCCGTGACGCCGACCATGCCCGGCCACCACCGGGTCAAGGCCGGCTCCGACGAGGCGAGTCGCGCCGTCGACTTCGTGGAGGCGCTCGGCTCACACGACGGCGACGACTTCGACTTCTCGGCCGTCACCGACACCTTCGGTCCCGCCGCGGGCGACGCCGTCCGCCTCGACCACGGCAAGCCCGACGGCCGACGGATCGTCCTCGGGCGCGCCGAGGTGACCGACCGCGACGCCGACGGCACGCTCACGCTCCGCCGCGAGATGACCGCGGGCGGCAGCTACGACGCCCTCGGCGTCTCCCGTGCGGCCGGCGACGTGGCGATCACCAAGGTCCGCGAGGGGCGGTGGTGGTACCCCACCGTCTACCGCGGCGCCGACGGCGACCGGAAGGGCACCTACGTCAACGTCTGTACGCCCGTCGAGTGTTTCCCGGACGCCGTCCGCTACGTCGACCTCCACGTCGACGTGGTGAAGGGACCGGACGGCGAGGTGCGCCGCGTCGACGACGACGAACTCGACGCGGCCGTCGCCGCCGGGTGGGTGTCCGAGGCCCTCGCGGAGAAGGCGCGGTCGGTCGCGACGAGTCTGGAGGGGGCGCTCTGA
- a CDS encoding PGF-CTERM-anchored ABC transporter substrate-binding protein: protein MHTTRLVVVALVLVATLGSPGVGTAAADGDCAFPVTRTDATGTPVTIAEDPDEVVTLNPSAAQTMYEIDAWGDVVGVSTYADYLPGADERTTVGTGNDDATVERTIALDPDLVLAPDIIDDSTVEQLRSTGLTVYKFEASESLDDVVAKTRLTGELVGACEGADERADTMERRIGIVEDAVADVERPRVLYEFFAYTTGTNTFIHDIIETAGGDNVAADYPKLNKSGNLEGFYPVNAEAVVIANPEWVLLSSDEYDTARVPSEAAYEGTVAAEEGNAVLLDADLVSQAAPRSVDVVLRLVRTFHPGVYETEIEDRIDAGALEGASGTTVERLPDGTTSLQATNLGRTRQVGFDLPPRRNATAQVSRVNVTLSTLNPTFELRLRDGGNRSAPNGTRALESVRLSGNGIFAGDVDHLTLQFAVNRSRLGDADPDTVTLYRANGTDWTPLRTTRVNATNASDTYVYEARTTGFSTLLLAVADPEEATNRSANVTPTGTATATATATATATATSTPRATTDAPPTATTTPTPGSAPGFGIIAALVAMVLAAAAGVRR, encoded by the coding sequence ATGCACACGACACGGTTGGTGGTCGTCGCCCTCGTTCTCGTCGCGACGCTCGGATCGCCGGGCGTCGGGACGGCCGCGGCCGACGGGGACTGTGCGTTCCCCGTCACGCGGACGGACGCGACGGGGACGCCGGTCACGATAGCCGAGGACCCCGACGAGGTGGTGACGCTCAACCCCAGCGCGGCACAGACGATGTACGAAATCGACGCGTGGGGAGACGTGGTCGGCGTCTCGACGTACGCCGACTACCTCCCCGGCGCCGACGAGCGGACGACTGTCGGCACGGGCAACGACGACGCGACGGTCGAGCGGACCATCGCGCTCGACCCCGACCTCGTGCTCGCGCCGGACATCATCGACGACTCGACGGTCGAACAGCTTCGGAGCACCGGACTGACGGTGTACAAGTTCGAAGCGTCCGAGAGCCTCGACGACGTCGTCGCGAAGACGCGACTGACGGGCGAACTCGTCGGGGCGTGTGAAGGCGCCGACGAACGCGCCGACACGATGGAGCGACGCATCGGCATCGTCGAGGACGCCGTCGCGGACGTGGAGCGGCCGCGGGTGCTCTACGAGTTCTTCGCTTACACCACCGGCACGAACACCTTCATCCACGACATCATCGAGACGGCGGGCGGCGACAACGTCGCGGCTGACTACCCTAAGTTGAACAAATCGGGCAATCTCGAGGGTTTCTACCCCGTCAACGCCGAGGCGGTGGTGATCGCGAACCCCGAGTGGGTGCTCCTGAGCAGCGACGAGTACGACACGGCCCGAGTTCCGTCCGAAGCCGCCTACGAGGGGACCGTCGCCGCCGAGGAGGGCAACGCGGTCTTACTCGACGCGGACCTGGTCAGTCAGGCCGCCCCCCGATCCGTCGACGTGGTGCTTCGCCTCGTGCGCACCTTCCACCCGGGTGTCTACGAGACGGAGATCGAGGATCGGATCGACGCCGGCGCACTCGAGGGCGCGAGCGGAACGACGGTCGAGCGGCTCCCGGACGGAACCACGAGCCTGCAGGCGACCAATCTCGGGCGCACCCGTCAGGTCGGCTTCGACCTTCCACCCCGCCGGAACGCGACGGCGCAGGTCAGTCGGGTGAACGTCACGCTCTCGACGCTGAACCCCACCTTCGAACTCCGCCTCCGTGACGGCGGGAACCGGTCGGCACCGAACGGAACCCGCGCCCTCGAGTCGGTGCGCCTCTCGGGCAACGGCATCTTCGCCGGCGACGTCGACCACCTGACGCTCCAGTTCGCGGTGAACCGAAGCCGACTCGGCGACGCCGACCCCGACACGGTGACGCTCTATCGCGCGAACGGCACCGACTGGACGCCGTTGCGGACGACGCGCGTGAACGCGACGAACGCGTCGGACACCTACGTCTACGAGGCCCGCACCACCGGGTTCTCGACGCTGCTGCTCGCCGTCGCGGACCCGGAGGAAGCGACCAACCGGTCGGCGAACGTGACGCCGACGGGCACCGCCACCGCGACGGCCACCGCCACCGCGACGGCCACCGCAACGTCCACGCCGCGGGCGACGACGGACGCCCCGCCGACGGCCACCACCACACCTACTCCCGGGAGCGCGCCCGGATTCGGGATCATCGCCGCGCTCGTGGCGATGGTTCTCGCCGCCGCCGCGGGAGTGCGGCGATGA
- a CDS encoding serine hydrolase domain-containing protein, with translation MSPFDADPVARVRRVFERHAAVGLHHGAQLAVYDGGELVLDLATGTVGPDGPETTPDRRHVLFSCTKPYAGVCLHQLVERGALDYDDPVRDHWPAFAAAGTEKAEATVRHVLSHQAGLPYGPFDEAYDRWDDWEAAVAAMEDLEPRFRPGSTAAYHALNYGFLVGELVRRVSGQPIDEYAREHVFEPLGMTDTSIGLPDDDPDDAATLAGFAAGERCRNAGVGLDGREDEAAALFNRESIRRAVVPAATGVGTARDMARFYACLVNGGALDGVQLLDPDTVETATSVQVEVERDATMKVPRRYALGFERAGTAWDKYGTLAPRTTFGHGGLGSIVGWGDPESGLAMAYVTNGIREETEHAGRACEMADAVRRAFGG, from the coding sequence ATGAGTCCGTTCGACGCCGATCCGGTCGCCCGCGTCCGGCGGGTGTTCGAGCGCCACGCGGCGGTCGGCCTCCACCACGGCGCGCAGTTGGCGGTCTACGACGGCGGGGAACTCGTCCTCGACCTGGCGACGGGCACGGTCGGCCCCGACGGTCCGGAGACGACACCCGACCGCCGGCACGTCCTCTTTTCCTGTACCAAACCCTACGCCGGCGTCTGTCTGCACCAGTTGGTCGAGCGCGGCGCCCTCGACTACGACGACCCGGTCCGCGACCACTGGCCCGCGTTCGCCGCGGCGGGAACCGAGAAGGCCGAGGCGACGGTCCGACACGTCCTCAGCCACCAGGCGGGCCTGCCCTACGGTCCGTTCGACGAAGCGTACGACCGGTGGGACGACTGGGAGGCGGCCGTGGCGGCGATGGAGGATCTGGAACCCCGGTTCCGCCCCGGATCGACCGCCGCGTACCACGCCCTCAACTACGGCTTCCTCGTCGGCGAACTCGTCCGTCGCGTGAGCGGCCAGCCAATCGACGAGTACGCCCGCGAACACGTCTTCGAGCCGCTGGGGATGACGGATACGTCCATCGGCCTGCCCGACGACGACCCGGACGACGCCGCGACGCTCGCCGGCTTCGCGGCGGGTGAGCGCTGTCGGAACGCGGGCGTCGGGCTCGACGGCCGGGAAGACGAGGCGGCCGCCCTGTTCAACCGGGAGTCGATCCGCCGGGCCGTCGTCCCGGCGGCGACGGGCGTCGGCACCGCCCGCGACATGGCGCGCTTTTACGCCTGCCTCGTCAACGGCGGGGCACTCGACGGGGTTCAACTGCTCGACCCCGACACCGTCGAGACGGCGACGAGCGTCCAGGTCGAGGTGGAACGGGACGCGACGATGAAGGTGCCGCGGCGGTACGCCCTCGGCTTCGAACGCGCGGGCACCGCGTGGGACAAGTACGGAACGCTCGCGCCGCGGACGACGTTCGGCCACGGCGGCCTGGGAAGCATCGTCGGCTGGGGCGACCCCGAGTCCGGGCTGGCGATGGCCTACGTGACGAACGGCATCAGAGAGGAGACGGAACACGCCGGGCGGGCGTGCGAGATGGCCGACGCCGTGCGGCGGGCGTTCGGCGGGTGA
- a CDS encoding HU family DNA-binding protein — translation MNRDTQRRQGRSRRSVLRTLGVGTVVFGTGVAALSGRALAMNKAELIEAMASEAGLSKADAKRTVDAITGATTKALKKGDRIAVVGFGSFRTSKRAARAEAAGKQTTVRFEPCPAFAAALDLSPGKGDDRRNQSCPAERTADLVVDAALIASETRRGSDRGLSEATAGKALDAFVDATAAALRGDDDVTLAGFGSFSISKRSARTGRNPQREKESSAKNEVKFKAGAELSKAVN, via the coding sequence GTGAATCGTGACACACAACGCCGACAGGGGCGGTCGCGTCGGAGCGTCCTCCGAACGCTCGGGGTGGGAACGGTCGTCTTCGGGACGGGAGTAGCGGCGCTGTCCGGGCGGGCGCTAGCCATGAACAAGGCGGAGTTGATCGAGGCCATGGCGAGCGAGGCCGGCCTCTCGAAGGCGGACGCGAAACGCACGGTGGACGCCATCACCGGCGCGACGACGAAGGCGCTGAAGAAGGGTGACCGGATAGCGGTGGTCGGCTTCGGCTCGTTCAGGACCTCCAAGCGCGCGGCACGGGCCGAGGCTGCCGGCAAGCAGACGACGGTCCGCTTCGAGCCGTGCCCGGCGTTCGCCGCCGCGCTGGATCTGAGCCCGGGGAAGGGCGACGACCGCCGGAATCAGTCGTGCCCGGCCGAACGGACCGCCGACCTCGTCGTCGACGCGGCGCTGATAGCGAGCGAGACGCGCCGTGGCTCGGATCGTGGGCTGTCCGAAGCGACTGCGGGGAAGGCACTCGACGCCTTCGTCGACGCGACGGCGGCGGCGTTGCGCGGGGACGACGACGTCACGTTGGCGGGGTTCGGATCGTTCAGCATCTCCAAACGGTCGGCACGGACCGGCCGGAATCCACAGCGCGAGAAGGAATCCTCGGCCAAGAACGAAGTCAAGTTCAAGGCCGGAGCCGAACTCTCCAAGGCGGTCAACTGA
- a CDS encoding YybH family protein, which translates to MAIKQAEDGVRAASDGFYDALTRMANGDAQPMSACWSHGDDVTTMHPIGGREVGWDEVEASWQGVADVAEGGEVRPSDRLVRVFGDTAYELVTENASMSLGGEQIDGAYRATNVYRFDDGEWRIVHHHTDLDTEFVEVLQRLNA; encoded by the coding sequence ATGGCAATCAAACAAGCAGAAGACGGTGTACGAGCGGCGTCGGACGGGTTCTACGACGCGCTCACGCGGATGGCGAACGGCGACGCACAACCGATGAGCGCGTGCTGGTCACACGGCGACGACGTGACCACCATGCATCCGATCGGCGGCCGTGAAGTGGGCTGGGACGAAGTCGAGGCGTCGTGGCAGGGAGTCGCCGACGTGGCCGAGGGTGGGGAAGTCAGGCCGAGCGACCGACTCGTCCGCGTCTTCGGTGACACCGCGTACGAACTCGTCACGGAGAACGCGTCCATGTCACTCGGCGGGGAACAGATCGACGGAGCGTACCGGGCGACCAACGTGTATCGCTTCGACGACGGCGAGTGGCGGATCGTCCACCACCACACCGATCTCGATACGGAGTTCGTCGAAGTCCTGCAGCGCCTGAACGCCTAG
- the uvrA gene encoding excinuclease ABC subunit UvrA: protein MSKDYIEVRGAEEHNLKDLDVRIPREEFSVVTGLSGSGKSSLAFETVYAEGQRRYIESLSAYARNFLGQMDKPQVEAVEGLSPAISIDQKNAANNPRSTVGTVTELHDYLRLLYARVGTPHCPECGREVGEQSASQMVSRLLELPAGTKAKLCAPVVRDQKGAFEDRFDDLVSEGYSRVEVDGEPYDLTMDRPELDENYDHTIDVVVDRVKIDPEARSRITDSVETALAEAGGVLKVILPDPPGGVELGGSTARSTGDLAAADTDADTTETDETPDRLVVEFSEDLACTHCGIDIPEIETRSFSFNSPHGACPECEGIGNAKEVDPDLVVEDESKPLKNVFEPWSYNRSYYRRQLDSMARHFGVSVDTPFEDLDPDVQDAFLFGTDEDVLFEWTTKNGVRRKEQPFEGVIGNLERRHVETDSDNTRDHIEEFMAVTTCPECDGTRLKPASRAVLVDGTAITEVNRMSIADALAHFEGLESALTERERTIAEEILKEIRARLGFMEEVGLDYLTLDREAATLSGGESQRIRLATQVGSGLVGVLYVLDEPSIGLHQRDNDRLLDTLEGLRDLGNTLLVVEHDEETMRRADNVIDMGPGPGRRGGEVVVQGDFDEVVASEESITADYLAGRREIPVPEERRDPEDGALTIRGARQHNLAGVDVSIPLGQFVAITGVSGSGKSTLMHDVLYKGLAREMNDNTSVDPGDHDAIEGFDAIETVRLIDQSPIGRTPRSNPATYTGVFDHVRELFAETKLANQRGYEKGRFSFNVKGGRCEECGGQGNVKIEMNFLSDVYVPCEECGGARYNDETLDVTYKGATIADVLDMEVDEALDFFEANPGIRRRLELLQDVGLGYMQLGQPSTTLSGGEAQRVKLAEELGKKDSGETLYLLDEPTTGLHPEDERKLIEVLHRLADAGNTVVVIEHELDLVKNADHVIDLGPEGGEGGGDVVATGTPEAVAQLDDSHTGRYLRDLLPDVDLTGPRSDRRKPAKAASDD, encoded by the coding sequence ATGAGCAAGGACTACATCGAGGTTCGCGGGGCCGAGGAACACAACCTCAAGGACCTCGACGTCCGCATCCCCCGCGAGGAGTTCAGCGTCGTCACCGGCCTGTCGGGTTCGGGCAAGTCGTCGCTCGCCTTCGAGACGGTGTACGCCGAGGGCCAGCGACGCTACATCGAGTCACTCTCGGCCTACGCCCGCAACTTCCTCGGGCAGATGGACAAACCGCAGGTCGAAGCCGTCGAGGGGCTCTCACCCGCCATCTCCATCGACCAGAAGAACGCCGCCAACAACCCCCGCTCGACGGTCGGCACCGTCACCGAACTCCACGACTACCTCCGCCTGCTGTATGCCCGCGTCGGCACCCCCCACTGTCCCGAGTGCGGGCGCGAGGTGGGCGAACAGAGCGCGAGTCAGATGGTGAGTCGACTCCTCGAGCTCCCGGCGGGGACGAAGGCGAAGCTCTGTGCCCCCGTCGTCCGCGACCAGAAAGGGGCCTTCGAGGACCGCTTCGACGACCTGGTGAGCGAGGGGTACAGCCGCGTCGAAGTCGACGGCGAGCCCTACGATCTCACGATGGACCGCCCCGAACTGGACGAGAACTACGACCACACGATCGACGTGGTGGTCGACCGGGTGAAGATCGATCCCGAGGCCCGCTCGCGCATCACGGACTCGGTGGAGACGGCCCTGGCGGAGGCCGGCGGCGTCCTGAAGGTGATTCTTCCCGACCCGCCCGGGGGCGTCGAACTCGGCGGCTCGACGGCGCGGTCGACGGGTGATCTGGCCGCCGCCGACACCGACGCCGACACCACGGAGACCGACGAGACGCCCGACCGCCTCGTCGTCGAGTTCTCCGAGGATCTGGCCTGTACCCACTGCGGCATCGACATCCCCGAAATCGAGACGCGGAGCTTCTCGTTCAACAGCCCACACGGCGCCTGTCCGGAGTGTGAGGGCATCGGCAACGCGAAGGAGGTCGACCCCGACCTCGTCGTGGAAGACGAGAGCAAGCCGTTGAAGAACGTCTTCGAGCCGTGGAGCTACAACCGGTCGTACTATCGTCGACAGCTCGACTCGATGGCGCGACACTTCGGCGTCTCCGTCGACACGCCGTTCGAGGACCTCGATCCCGACGTGCAGGACGCCTTCCTCTTCGGCACCGACGAGGACGTGCTCTTCGAGTGGACGACGAAAAACGGCGTCCGCCGGAAGGAACAGCCCTTCGAAGGCGTGATCGGCAACCTCGAACGCCGACACGTCGAGACGGACTCCGACAACACCCGCGACCACATCGAGGAGTTCATGGCCGTCACCACCTGTCCCGAGTGTGACGGCACCCGTCTCAAACCCGCCTCGCGGGCCGTCCTCGTCGACGGGACGGCCATCACCGAGGTGAACCGCATGTCCATCGCGGACGCCCTCGCGCACTTCGAGGGGCTGGAGTCGGCCCTGACGGAGCGTGAACGCACCATCGCCGAGGAGATTCTGAAGGAGATTCGCGCCCGTCTCGGCTTCATGGAGGAGGTGGGACTGGACTACCTCACGCTGGACCGCGAGGCGGCGACCCTCTCGGGCGGCGAGTCACAGCGCATCCGACTGGCCACGCAGGTCGGCTCCGGGCTGGTGGGCGTGCTGTACGTCCTCGACGAGCCCTCCATCGGCTTGCACCAGCGCGACAACGACCGCCTGCTCGACACCCTGGAGGGGCTTCGGGACCTGGGCAACACCCTCCTCGTCGTCGAACACGACGAGGAGACGATGCGCCGAGCCGACAACGTCATCGACATGGGTCCCGGCCCGGGCCGGCGCGGGGGCGAGGTGGTCGTCCAGGGCGACTTCGACGAGGTGGTCGCCTCGGAGGAGTCGATCACCGCGGACTACCTCGCCGGCCGCCGCGAGATTCCGGTGCCCGAGGAGCGACGCGACCCCGAGGACGGCGCCCTCACGATCCGTGGTGCCCGCCAGCACAACCTCGCCGGCGTGGACGTCTCGATCCCGCTGGGGCAGTTCGTCGCCATCACCGGCGTCTCCGGCTCCGGGAAATCGACGCTCATGCACGACGTGCTCTACAAGGGCCTCGCGCGGGAGATGAACGACAACACCTCGGTCGACCCCGGTGACCACGACGCCATCGAGGGCTTCGACGCCATCGAGACGGTGCGGCTCATCGACCAGTCGCCCATCGGGCGCACCCCGCGTTCGAACCCCGCCACCTACACCGGCGTCTTCGACCACGTCCGCGAACTCTTCGCCGAGACCAAGCTGGCGAACCAGCGCGGCTACGAGAAGGGTCGCTTCTCCTTCAACGTCAAGGGCGGCCGCTGCGAGGAGTGTGGCGGGCAAGGGAACGTCAAAATCGAGATGAACTTCCTCTCGGACGTGTACGTCCCCTGCGAGGAGTGTGGGGGCGCCCGCTACAACGACGAGACGCTCGACGTGACCTACAAGGGCGCGACCATCGCGGACGTGCTCGACATGGAAGTCGACGAGGCGCTCGACTTCTTCGAGGCCAACCCCGGCATCCGTCGGCGTCTCGAACTCCTCCAGGACGTGGGCCTCGGCTACATGCAGCTCGGCCAGCCCTCGACCACCCTCTCGGGCGGCGAGGCCCAGCGCGTCAAACTCGCGGAGGAACTGGGGAAGAAAGACTCCGGCGAGACGCTGTATCTGCTGGACGAACCCACCACGGGCCTGCATCCCGAGGACGAGCGCAAGCTGATCGAGGTGCTGCATCGCCTCGCCGACGCCGGCAACACGGTGGTGGTGATCGAACACGAACTCGACCTCGTCAAGAACGCCGACCACGTGATCGACCTCGGGCCGGAGGGCGGCGAGGGCGGCGGCGACGTCGTGGCGACGGGGACGCCCGAGGCGGTGGCGCAGTTGGACGACTCCCACACCGGTCGGTATCTGCGCGACCTGTTGCCCGACGTCGATCTGACGGGGCCGCGCTCGGATCGCCGGAAGCCGGCGAAGGCCGCCAGCGACGACTAG
- a CDS encoding cell division protein SepF: MGIMSKILGGGGTHSTEDYVELSLDDFDTARAEAGMSVHIAEISEQRDAMAIKDAVYDGDLVIADITRMSPSDSVVDRILEDLRQVAREVDGDVVQKGDDQIIVAPTGVAISREKLS, encoded by the coding sequence ATGGGCATCATGAGCAAGATCCTCGGCGGCGGTGGCACCCACAGCACCGAGGACTACGTGGAACTGAGCCTCGACGACTTCGACACGGCGCGAGCTGAGGCGGGGATGAGCGTACACATCGCGGAGATCAGCGAACAGCGAGACGCCATGGCGATCAAGGACGCCGTCTACGACGGTGACCTCGTCATCGCGGACATCACGCGGATGAGTCCGAGCGACAGCGTGGTCGACCGGATTCTGGAGGACCTCCGACAGGTCGCCCGCGAAGTCGACGGCGACGTGGTCCAGAAGGGAGACGACCAGATCATCGTCGCGCCGACGGGCGTCGCGATCAGCCGCGAGAAGCTGTCGTAG
- a CDS encoding DUF1028 domain-containing protein: MTYSICVRERASDGWRFGVAAAARVPAVGGVCPHASDAGAVAVAGVTDADVGTRILDAVADGHRIDDAIDAMAAEEGATHRQIHGVGVESAGAHTGADCQPVAADRVGDGYTVGGTAMADEVVLDALERGYAENERDAPLVRRLLTALAAGERAGGDGRDLPVGSAAVVVRTGDGGDPLHHDLRVDASETPVADLRDTYRQAKRGYEAAVERYTENS; this comes from the coding sequence ATGACCTACAGCATCTGCGTCCGGGAGCGGGCGTCCGACGGGTGGCGCTTCGGCGTCGCCGCCGCGGCCCGCGTCCCGGCGGTGGGGGGCGTCTGCCCGCACGCGAGCGACGCCGGCGCCGTCGCCGTCGCGGGCGTGACCGACGCCGACGTGGGGACGCGAATACTCGACGCCGTCGCCGACGGACACCGCATCGACGACGCCATCGACGCGATGGCCGCCGAGGAGGGAGCCACCCACCGCCAGATCCACGGCGTCGGCGTCGAATCGGCCGGCGCCCACACCGGCGCGGACTGCCAGCCGGTCGCGGCGGACCGCGTCGGCGACGGCTACACCGTCGGGGGGACCGCGATGGCCGACGAGGTGGTGCTCGACGCGCTGGAACGGGGATACGCCGAGAACGAACGCGACGCGCCGCTCGTTCGCCGGCTACTCACCGCGCTCGCGGCCGGGGAGCGTGCGGGCGGCGACGGACGCGACCTGCCGGTCGGGAGCGCGGCGGTGGTCGTGCGGACCGGCGACGGGGGCGACCCGCTCCATCACGACCTGCGCGTCGACGCGAGCGAGACGCCGGTGGCCGACCTGCGCGACACCTACCGGCAGGCGAAGCGGGGGTACGAGGCGGCGGTCGAACGCTACACCGAGAACTCGTAG
- a CDS encoding RNA-binding protein — MEVKSRHHLRSDEIRDLETILDDALGVTLDGDTYERVDLVGTEFDLVLVDGEPSVFYVDGDPFLTVRGANAYPPERRVVTVDAGAVQFVSDGADVMRPGIVDADEAIAPGDLVAIVEETHGKALAVGRALEPGADLVGDSGKVIESVHHVGDDLYEFSV; from the coding sequence ATGGAAGTCAAATCCCGCCATCACCTGCGGAGCGACGAGATACGGGACCTGGAGACGATCCTCGACGACGCCCTCGGTGTCACCCTCGACGGCGACACCTACGAACGCGTCGACCTCGTCGGGACCGAGTTCGACCTCGTCCTCGTCGACGGCGAGCCGTCGGTTTTCTACGTCGACGGCGACCCGTTCCTGACAGTTCGGGGCGCGAACGCCTACCCCCCAGAACGGCGGGTCGTCACCGTCGACGCCGGCGCCGTCCAGTTCGTCAGCGACGGCGCCGACGTGATGCGCCCCGGCATCGTCGACGCCGACGAGGCCATCGCCCCCGGCGACCTCGTCGCCATCGTCGAGGAGACCCACGGCAAGGCGCTGGCCGTCGGCCGCGCCCTCGAACCCGGCGCCGACCTCGTCGGCGACTCGGGGAAGGTAATCGAGTCCGTCCACCACGTCGGTGACGACCTCTACGAGTTCTCGGTGTAG
- a CDS encoding DUF7562 family protein: MWRSGSDGGRDRKTVVCIACGASLLRSDAREYDKEGDRWSRHGKEFEHLCKECYRNLCHQPRDELEALLVEIGDGESLSRTDFLERYYGAVEERYGSAEEPES; this comes from the coding sequence ATGTGGCGCTCCGGATCGGATGGGGGGCGGGATCGGAAGACGGTCGTCTGTATCGCGTGTGGCGCGTCGCTCCTCCGATCCGATGCCCGCGAGTACGACAAGGAAGGCGACCGCTGGAGCCGACACGGCAAGGAGTTCGAACACCTCTGTAAGGAGTGTTACCGGAACCTCTGTCACCAGCCACGGGACGAACTCGAAGCGTTGCTGGTCGAGATCGGCGACGGGGAGTCGCTCTCGCGGACGGACTTCCTCGAACGCTACTACGGCGCCGTCGAGGAGCGGTACGGCTCGGCCGAGGAACCCGAATCCTGA